The Cellvibrio zantedeschiae genomic sequence CTAAATTTCAGCTTACGAAATTAAAGCTTGTCGCCGTGCTCAGCCAGGTATTTAGCAACGCCTGCTGGAGAAGCGTCCATACCTGCATCACCTTCTTTCCAACCTGCTGGGCACACTTCACCGTGCTCTTGGTGGAAAATCAACGCATCAACGGTGCGAATGGTATCGTCGATGTTACGGCCGATTGGCAAGTCGTTTACGATTTGTGAACGCACAACGCCTTCTTCATCGATTACGAAAGTACCGCGGAAAGCAACACCATCTGCAGATTCTACGTCGTATGCTTTTGCAATTGAGTGAGTGATGTCAGCAACCAAAGTGTATTTAACCGGGCCAATACCACCTTCGTTTACTGGAGTGTTACGCCATGCGTTGTGAGTGAATTGTGAATCGATAGAAACACCAATCACTTCTACATTGCGCTTTTTGAACTCTTCTACGCGGTGATCAAACGCCAACAACTCTGATGGACATACAAAGGTGAAGTCCAATGGGTAGAAGAACACAACTGCTTTCTTGCCCTTGGTTGCTGCTGAAAATGAGTAACCGTCAACGATTTCGCCATTAGCCAATACAGCTGATGCGGTGAAATCCGGTGCTTTTTTACCTACTAATACGCCCATGTCATATCTCCTGTGAGTTCATCTGAAAGTTATGATCGCCTCCCAAGCAATTGGCACATAAAAATGTGCGAAATTTGATTGCTTGAGATTCATCAATAGTGCCCAGCTATCATACACAGGCATTTCCAGCTGTCCCATTGATTTTTTATATAGTGCGTCTATACCTATGGCTATAAGATTAAAGAGTGGCCAATCGCCTGCTCTCCGCCACAGGTTATTAATGAAATCTCACAATTCCCTCGCTCACTCTATCGGCATATGTTGGCTCCTCGTGGCGGCAGATGCGCTTTCCGCTACGCCTACCGTTTTTACTCACCGTGTGCGCGATGCTTACGTGAATTCGTCACCCACTTACGAAACAGCGCTGTTAAAACTCGCACTCGACAAAACCGTTGCAGAATATGGGCCTTATGAACTGAAGCCGGCACCGCAAATTAACGTGAGCCGCAGCCTGCAAAGTATTAAAGCCAATACTTTTCCTAACTATTTCGCCAGCCTTGGCTACAACGAGAGTTATGGCAGCCCGGATGAAATCAGCTACATCCGCTTTCCCATCGATCTCGGTCTTTTAAGCTATAGAACCTGCTTTGCTCCCCAATCCAGCCTTGAGCAGCTGGCCAAGATCAACACCCTGGATGAGCTTCGCAAACTCACCATCGGGCAAGGGCGCGGCTGGGTTGATGGTTCCATCCTCAAACATAATGGATTCAATGTGGTAGAAGTGGAACCTTACTCGGTTCTGTTTAAAATGGTTGCAGCCCACAGACTTGATCTCTTTTGTCGTGGTGCTAACGAGATCAAAGAAGAGTTTGAGCAATGGGGTACAACCGAAGGCTTGGGTTACGACCGCCACCTGCTGATTTATTACCCCATGCCGATCTTTTTCTATACCAATAGCCAAAACAAAGAGGCTATAGCGCGGGTCACTAAAGGCTTGAAAAAAGCCTATAAAGACGGTTCCCTTCTGGCACTTTGGCGCACCCAACACCAGGCCAGCGTAGACTTTGCCGAGCTTGATAAACGTAAAGTCTTCAGGCTGGATAACCCCTTGGTCAAATCCGTTGACTTTGACTACTCCAAATATTTTTATCACGTAAACATCAATCGCAAAGCGTCTCACCAATGATTCCAGTCGCCTGTTGATTGCCCAGACTGCCCCAAAATTGATACCATAGCGGCCTTTTTAAGCAGGCCAGATATTTTGCCGGTTTACCCCCGCCTCACCTTTATTTCCATATACAGAGAACATCTATGTCAGTTGATTTTCGCTCAGCTTCGCTTACTCATTTGGCTTACAACGACGAGTTTGTTGCTCGCCACATAGGCCCAAATGCCCAGCAAACCGCCGCTATGCTCGAGACCTTGGGCGTAAGCTCAGTGAAGGAACTGATTGATAAAACTGTGCCGGACAATATTCGCCTGAAAGGCGAACTCAACCTGGGCACTGCAGTGAGCGAGGCGAATGCCCTCGCCCAATTGAAAGCTATCGCCAGCAAAAACAAAGTCTTCAAAAGCTATATCGGCATGGGCTACCACGACACGCTTGTACCCTTAGTCGTTCTGCGCAACGTATTGGAAAACCCGGGCTGGTACACGGCTTATACACCCTACCAACCAGAAATCGCCCAAGGTCGTTTGGAAGCGTTGCTCAATTACCAACAAATGATTATCGACCTCACCGGCATGGAAATGGCGAACGCCTCGGTGTTGGATGAAGGCACGGCGGCGGCGGAAGCCATGGCCATGTGCAAACGCCAAAATAAAAAGAGCAAATCCGATGTGTTTTTTGTGGATGCCGATACACACCCGCAAACTATCGCGGTAGTAAAAACCCGTGCAGAACATTTCGGCTTTGAAATTCATGTTGCCGCTGTTGATGAAGTTGCCAATGGCGATTACTTTGGCGCGTTGCTGCAATACCCAGGCTCAACTGGCGTTGTGCGTGATTTAACTTCTCTCATCGAAGCTGCACACAAAAATAACGCGCTAGTCACCGTGGCTACAGACCCAATGGCATTGTTGTTATTGAAGTCACCCGGCGCTATGGGTGCGGATGTTGTAGTAGGCACCAGCCAACGCTTTGGCGTACCTATGGGCTTTGGTGGCCCACACGCTGGCTTCTTCGCCTTCCGCGATGCCTACAAACGCTCTGCCCCTGGCCGCATTATTGGTGTGTCCATTGATGCACGCGGCAAGCAAGCATTGCGTATGGCGATGCAAACGCGCGAACAACATATTCGCCGCGAAAAAGCCAACTCCAATATTTGTACATCGCAAGTGTTGTTAGCTGTCATGAGTGTGTTCTACGCGATTTATCACGGCCCCGATGGATTAAAACGCATCGCCAATCGCATTCATCGTTTAACGTCTATTGCCGCAACCGCATTGCAGCAAAAAGGTTTTGTACTCGCGAGCAATAATTTCTTTGACACCATTACTGTAAACGTTGGCGGCAAGCAAAACGAAATTAATCAAGCTGCACACGCGGCAGAACTTAACGTGCGTCTAGTCGGTAGCGATTCAATCGGCATCAGCTTTAACGAAACCACTAGCTTGCAGGACATTGCAAACCTGTTGGCAGCATTCGGCATTGTCGATGCAGAACTTGAAAGCATTGACGATATTCTTTCTGTTACCAACAAAGCAATTCCCGCAGAATTGCTGCGCACCGATGCGGTACTAACGCACCCGGTATTCAACAGTTTCCACAGCGAAACTGAAATGCTGCGTTATTTAAAACGTTTGGAATCAAAAGATATCGCACTCAACAATGCGATGATTCCACTCGGCTCTTGCACCATGAAATTAAATGCAACCGCTGAAATGATTCCCGTGACCTGGCCAGAATTTGGCAAATTGCATCCGTTTGCACCAATCGACCAAGCGCAAGGCTACAGCGAATTATTTGAAGAACTGCAAGAGATGTTAAAAGCCTGCACGGGTTACGACGCAATTAGCTTGCAACCCAACGCAGGTTCACAAGGCGAATACGCAGGCCTCGTCGCCATCAAAAAATATTTTGAAAGCAAAGGCGAGCAGCGCGATATTTGTTTAATTCCCTCATCCGCACACGGCACCAATCCCGCGTCTGCACAAATGGTGAGTTACAAAGTTGTTGTGGTTGCCTGCGATAACAACGGCAACGTAGACCTCAATGATCTCGCACAAAAAATTGAAACTTACGGCGAACAAATCGCGTGCATCATGTGTACTTACCCTTCAACACACGGCGTGTTTGAAGAAGGCATTACACAGCTCTGCGATATGGTTCATGCCGTAGGTGCGCAAGTTTATATAGACGGTGCCAACATGAACGCACTCGTCGGCGTAGCAGCGCCAGGAAAATTCGGCGGCGATGTTTCGCATTTAAACTTGCACAAAACTTTCTGCATTCCGCACGGCGGCGGCGGCCCGGGTATGGGGCCCATAGGCGTAGGCAAACATTTGGCTCCGTTCCTCGCGGGGCACAATGTGCAATCAGTTCCGGGAACAGATCCCGCGAACGGAACAATCTCTGCTGCACCTTGGGGCTCAGCAAGTATTCTCCCTATTAGTTGGATGTACATCAAAATGATGGGCGCCGTCGGCATGCGTCAAGCAACTGAATACGCGATGTTAAACGCAAACTACGTTGCGAAAAAACTCGAAGATGCTTATCCAATTTTGTACAAAGGCACTAACGGATTTGTTGCGCACGAATGCTTGCTGGATTTGCGTCCACTAAAAGAAGCTAGTGGAATTAGCGAAGAAGATATTGCAAAACGCTTAATGGATTTCGGCTTCCACGCGCCAACAATGTCATTCCCGGTTGCTGGAACTTTGATGATTGAGCCAACCGAATCTGAATCAAAAGTTGAGTTGGATAAGTTTATCGAAGCTATGCAAATCATCCGTAAAGAAATCGCGCAAGTTATCGCTGGCGAAATCTCTGCCGATGCTAGCGCATTGCACAACGCACCACATACGCAAGACGACATACTCGAAGAAAACTGGACCCGCGCTTATTCACGCGAAACCGCAAGCCGCCCTGCCGCTTGGTTGAAAAACCACAAAGTTTGGCCGAGTGTAAATCGTATTGATAACGTTTATGGAGATCGTAATCTCGTATGCTCATGTCCGAGCATTGAGAATTACATAGATTAAATACATACGGGCCGCAAGGCCCGTTTTGTTATTTACTCAGAATATTAAACAAAATTTTTAAAAATGTTTTTAAGCGCAAAAGGGAAACAACAAGCACAACGCGGTTACGGAGATGAAATAAACATGAAACTTGCTCCCCTTCTTTGTGTTCATGATGTGCAATCAAGTAGTCTTTGGTATCAACAACTATTGGGCTGCACGAGCGGTCATGGTGGAGATGAATACGAGCGACTGAATGTAAATGGGGAACTCATATTACAATTGCACAAATGGGATACAAAACATAATCACGGCCCGCTTGGTGACGCGCAGCTGCGTCCATACGGAAATGGTGTGCTTCTGTGGTTTGAACTAAATGATTTTCACGCTGCAGTGACTCGTGCTTCTGCAATGGAGGTAAAAGTTCTTAAGCAACCTCATTTGAGCGAGAATGAAAATTGGGAATATTGGTTATGTGACCCCGATGGCTACACAATTGTGCTTACAAGCCCACTTCCGCAACACACCTCATAAACCCCGCATTTAAAAATATAGACAAAACTTCGGTTTATCTAAGTTTTGAGCAATTGAAAATCCTTCGTGAAACTGGCCTTAATGACCAAGCCTTTAAGCAAACTGCTGCCTAAATCTCAAATTCAATTGAAACGTCGCCAAAATCTCTCAGAAAAAATATTAGCTTCTATACTTAAGCGACAAGGTAGGCAGCAAGCTTTTAGGCTGCTTGAGTCCAGTCAAGGAGCGTTACATGTTTTTCAGCCCAACAATCAGGAATAGGCTTTTTTGTGCAAGCTTGAGCTGCACATGCTGTGCCGTGAGTGCAGCTCCAAATGAAGCTGACCAATTGTTGGAGCTTGCCCTTGAAGACTTGATGAAAATCAAAGTCGTATCCACTACCCGCACCGCGTTAAACGTGTGGAAAGCTCCCGCTACGGTTAATCTTTATAACGCACAAGATATCCGCGAAATGGGTTTTAAAACCCTCTACGACCTGCTCAACACAGTGGCGGGAGTACAAACCTACAATGCATCCGTCGGCCGTCAAAGAGCCTGGTTCAGGGGTGCGCAAAGCGAGTTCAACAGCAAAATCGCTCTATTTATTGATGGTGTGCCCTTCCGAAATTTGCGTGGTGGCTTTCCCATGGATATGGCATTGCCGATTGATACCGTAAAAAGTGTTGAGATAGTCCGCGGCCCAGGATCGACCTTGTACGGTACCAATGCCCTTTCGGGCTCTATCCATATTCGCACCTTTAGCCCAAGTGAGCTGGGCGATCGCACTCAAGTAAAGGCGGAGGCCGGTAATCAAGAGAGCTATGGAGCGCTGGTTCAGCATTCGCAAGTGATGGACACTGGTGGATTTACCCTTGAAGCGAGAGACTGGAAAAGTAACGGTTACACTAGCGAGCGAGATCGCTCTGGCCTGAACTTATCAGGGCAATCAACACCGCAGGAACTTCAGTCTGCGCGCGCTAAAGCATCTTTCCTCAACGACAAATTAATAGTGTCTGCATCAGCCAGCCGTTTTGAGTTTCACACACCTTACAAGGGCGTATTCCGCCCTAAAGATATAGCAGACTACGACACGCAGCTTAGCCTTAATTACAGAGACAGCTTGAGTGAAAATGTTGACCTGGATTTTCTAACTTACTACAAGCGCATCAAAGCTAACGAAAGTGAAACTAATACACTCTTTTTTGCGAGCGGAAATGTTCGATCATTTACTGAAGAGTTTTCTCAGGAAGAAACTGAACTTTTTGGTACACAGCCCTACATCACCTGGAACCTGGACGAAAAAAACCAGTTGTTAATAGGTGCCGATTTGCAACATGAGCGAGTGCTGGCCAATGTCATTTCGCCCCTGACAACCACTTACAGCGAAGATGGCACTCATGGTGCCCCTACTCCTGCCGTCATTGACTGGAGTGGCCGCAAGATATCTACACAACGCGTCGCGCTCTACGCGCAACATACTTTAAATTTTAACGAGGGCCGTACAAGCCTGACAACCGGATGGCGGCATGATGCGGTAGAACGTTTAGATGCTGAAAACAGTATTCGTATCGGCCTAACGCAAGATTTCAATCCAAATTGGTTTGGCAAACTTTTATACGGAAGCGCATTTCGCGAGCCAAGTTTTGTCGAATACCTGCGCATTGATGCAGGCGAAATAGCACCCGAATCTGAAGACATGAAAACAGCAGAGCTACAGTTAGGTTATCGCACAGATAAACAATTAAGTACGCTCACGTTTTTTTCGAATCGTTACGATAACTATATTGAAAGAGATAATACCGGCGCCATAGGAACCGAAAATTTTCGTAACACTGGCCGTCGCCAAATGAAAGGAATTGAATTCGAAAGTCGCATCAGCATTAGCAATCAATTAAAGGTATTTTTTAACGCAGATTATTTGCACACACATGATGATGAGTTAAATATTTCCCTACCCTTTCTTGCAGATTATCACGTCTCTACCGGTGTAAATTACTGGTTTCCATTACTGCAAGGAAAACTCAATAGCAACCTTTATGTACGCAATAGCAGCGACCGTGAAGATTTTGACTCCTCCATTACGGTGCAACCGGGAGGTCACCTGCGACCCAACACTTACAGCGATGGTTATTACATCCTGAACGCAAACATGCAATATCACGCGCAGTACGCTGCGGGCCAAGAGTTCACACTTGAGCTCAACATCAAAAACTTATTGAACGAGCAATACTACGACCGCAACTTACCTTTAACAGGTTTCCGTGGTGTTTATAAAGACAAACGCTACACACTTTGGGACGCCCAAGCACCAAGCCGAACAATAACACTGGCGTTAGAATATCGTTGGAAATAAATTCATCACTATTATTCTTTTTAATCTCCCTGTCGGCGGATATTTAATCCCCTCCCACACCAATTAAGGATCTTTAAGGATCTTTAAGAATCCCGGCTCGCCTGATAAACCAGTGTATAAACACATTTCGCTCTAGCGATTCCATTATCTAAAAATGTGTTTGTTTTATAGTGCTTTTATCAGCTCGTTAAAACCTGGAGAATCATAATGAAAGAGTTTGCGCTAATCGGTCAGCTTTTTATTGCACTTGCTTTATTTGTC encodes the following:
- a CDS encoding VOC family protein, which codes for MKLAPLLCVHDVQSSSLWYQQLLGCTSGHGGDEYERLNVNGELILQLHKWDTKHNHGPLGDAQLRPYGNGVLLWFELNDFHAAVTRASAMEVKVLKQPHLSENENWEYWLCDPDGYTIVLTSPLPQHTS
- the gcvP gene encoding aminomethyl-transferring glycine dehydrogenase, which produces MSVDFRSASLTHLAYNDEFVARHIGPNAQQTAAMLETLGVSSVKELIDKTVPDNIRLKGELNLGTAVSEANALAQLKAIASKNKVFKSYIGMGYHDTLVPLVVLRNVLENPGWYTAYTPYQPEIAQGRLEALLNYQQMIIDLTGMEMANASVLDEGTAAAEAMAMCKRQNKKSKSDVFFVDADTHPQTIAVVKTRAEHFGFEIHVAAVDEVANGDYFGALLQYPGSTGVVRDLTSLIEAAHKNNALVTVATDPMALLLLKSPGAMGADVVVGTSQRFGVPMGFGGPHAGFFAFRDAYKRSAPGRIIGVSIDARGKQALRMAMQTREQHIRREKANSNICTSQVLLAVMSVFYAIYHGPDGLKRIANRIHRLTSIAATALQQKGFVLASNNFFDTITVNVGGKQNEINQAAHAAELNVRLVGSDSIGISFNETTSLQDIANLLAAFGIVDAELESIDDILSVTNKAIPAELLRTDAVLTHPVFNSFHSETEMLRYLKRLESKDIALNNAMIPLGSCTMKLNATAEMIPVTWPEFGKLHPFAPIDQAQGYSELFEELQEMLKACTGYDAISLQPNAGSQGEYAGLVAIKKYFESKGEQRDICLIPSSAHGTNPASAQMVSYKVVVVACDNNGNVDLNDLAQKIETYGEQIACIMCTYPSTHGVFEEGITQLCDMVHAVGAQVYIDGANMNALVGVAAPGKFGGDVSHLNLHKTFCIPHGGGGPGMGPIGVGKHLAPFLAGHNVQSVPGTDPANGTISAAPWGSASILPISWMYIKMMGAVGMRQATEYAMLNANYVAKKLEDAYPILYKGTNGFVAHECLLDLRPLKEASGISEEDIAKRLMDFGFHAPTMSFPVAGTLMIEPTESESKVELDKFIEAMQIIRKEIAQVIAGEISADASALHNAPHTQDDILEENWTRAYSRETASRPAAWLKNHKVWPSVNRIDNVYGDRNLVCSCPSIENYID
- a CDS encoding TonB-dependent receptor plug domain-containing protein, with translation MSAAPNEADQLLELALEDLMKIKVVSTTRTALNVWKAPATVNLYNAQDIREMGFKTLYDLLNTVAGVQTYNASVGRQRAWFRGAQSEFNSKIALFIDGVPFRNLRGGFPMDMALPIDTVKSVEIVRGPGSTLYGTNALSGSIHIRTFSPSELGDRTQVKAEAGNQESYGALVQHSQVMDTGGFTLEARDWKSNGYTSERDRSGLNLSGQSTPQELQSARAKASFLNDKLIVSASASRFEFHTPYKGVFRPKDIADYDTQLSLNYRDSLSENVDLDFLTYYKRIKANESETNTLFFASGNVRSFTEEFSQEETELFGTQPYITWNLDEKNQLLIGADLQHERVLANVISPLTTTYSEDGTHGAPTPAVIDWSGRKISTQRVALYAQHTLNFNEGRTSLTTGWRHDAVERLDAENSIRIGLTQDFNPNWFGKLLYGSAFREPSFVEYLRIDAGEIAPESEDMKTAELQLGYRTDKQLSTLTFFSNRYDNYIERDNTGAIGTENFRNTGRRQMKGIEFESRISISNQLKVFFNADYLHTHDDELNISLPFLADYHVSTGVNYWFPLLQGKLNSNLYVRNSSDREDFDSSITVQPGGHLRPNTYSDGYYILNANMQYHAQYAAGQEFTLELNIKNLLNEQYYDRNLPLTGFRGVYKDKRYTLWDAQAPSRTITLALEYRWK
- a CDS encoding peroxiredoxin, which codes for MGVLVGKKAPDFTASAVLANGEIVDGYSFSAATKGKKAVVFFYPLDFTFVCPSELLAFDHRVEEFKKRNVEVIGVSIDSQFTHNAWRNTPVNEGGIGPVKYTLVADITHSIAKAYDVESADGVAFRGTFVIDEEGVVRSQIVNDLPIGRNIDDTIRTVDALIFHQEHGEVCPAGWKEGDAGMDASPAGVAKYLAEHGDKL